The genomic window aaaaaaaaaactttctatttTCCAAACGCTTTGTTGTTAATATTGTCATCAACTGTCCCTCGCGCCTGGCAGATAGGCCGTAAGCGATGCTTGCAAAATGTCTTGTGCTGCCTTATTCTCAGTGTtggaattaataaattataactttgtctttagtatattaaaaattacatccGCATGAATAAGAATAAAGCGGATTTTGAATGTAGTAGTCTccagtttttattgtaaaatttgcaACGTTGATACATACTTATAGTAGCTGAAACATTCCGAAATTTCTTCTCAATAAGCAACATTGTGAATTAATGATTACACTTGAtgtgatattaaataaataaatttgcatgCGTTAAAGAAGTTGAACTAAACGTGGGCATAAACTGAGTATTTTCCATTAATAATGTACTGTTTGAAAAAAGTATTCCTAATTCCGTAGTGAGGTTTTTCCAGAAATCCGTCcatttttttgacatgataacgtcttataaatcgatgaacgccggctgtacgcacgaaaaattgtcacgttccgcctgagccgagcgtaaaAGAACCTGCcgaccaccatgcgagaaaatcttctataatatcaaataggttaaggcgggcttttaaactaattgttcgtgattatatttaaacaaattatctaaattaaatttgcgaaatctgttaattatatttgaaaattaaaaagtagaaaattttcataaatgttttcttatgacgttatcaagtaaaattatcgtccgtaaaccgactttacagacagccccgTTTTTATTATCACCAAAGTCAATCTCATATTTGACCATATGGTCTTGAATATACAATAGTGTTTTGAGGATGCCTTCCAGGGCTTACCATGAAATTTGGGCGGAAAACTCTCGTTGCTAGAAAATCGTTGCCCCTGACAGCCGTAATCTAACAATCGCGGTCTCGAGTAAGAGTCTGGACGCTACAGCTGTACCCTTAACGATCGATCTCTTATGATGAACAAAGGCTAGAAACGAGCTGACTTCAATGTTTATTCAGTGAGCTCAAGTTTTGTTCCTGTGGTGACGACAGCCAGTTTCAGTTTGTACAAATCGTCCCGGACATTTCTGTAGTATAATAAACTATATAATCGGCACTGAAAAAAACAGTCACTAAGATATTTTTAACTTACGTATGTTACTGGTGAtagattataataaatatatttcctgaattgtaaaaaataatactaatttatATAATGACTTTCTGgaacacaaaatattttgaaaaaataattttctgtacgtACCCAGTTTTTCTCCGATGGATAGACTTTGCAATAAGAATTTCAAAAGGATTTTAATAATTGGCCATATTCTCTTCGCAATAGCTTTAAAAAAGTTCCTAAATAATTTTGAGACTGAAAAAAAGACAAACAGATATTAGAGATCACAATAAACTTTTTATGAAACAATCTTACAAAATATCTAAGATAATTATATTGTTGGGGGGTTTCAGTGGAACTGCTACCTAGAATTATATTATTCAATGTCAGTCTCCATTTCTGTGGCAACttaattaataaatgttaatttgcTAGTAAAAACATTTGCTTACATTCACAACATAAATTTACTCATTATAATACTGGACCATTAATCAAAGATAAAAAGCTGCCTAAAGCTAGTACCAGTTGTTTATCGAGATTTATTAGtagtacataaaattaaaacatttatgccTTGAACTGCCATGAAACAAAACTGTttcatacatatttaaattaaataaatgaaataaggGTTAACTACATTTTAATACGTTATTATTAACTCgatttttgtatgtttgtatgtccGGTACAAATATTGCAATcgatttaaaaataacttgagATAGAGACTTGAAGTTTTGAACGTAGATCATAAATGTATGACAATGCAATATTAAATCGCTTTTTTcagtttgtttgttttatcgTTCCAAATTTGTTTATGTTCAGCAAAGCCCCCGGATTCGTGGCATTAGGCTAAGTGCAGACCAATACAGTGTTGCGGGGTGCGTGACGCAGCATTCGCAGGTGGTGCCTATATCACGCATACAGGTATAGGAGAAATGTCCGCCACACCGTCATaaagtaaggtctggcaactgcCTACCCTTTATTGGTCATACCCGATCGCTTAGAAAAGCTCATGGCCACTAGCGAACTAATGATTCTGATGAAAgtttttagtttagaacttcgtgaATAGATGGCGTTTCATTGAATTTACACGCAATGTGGTTTGGTGCGTTCGTCACGACTTATTTTGTTACTATTATCTATTGCAAGCGCccctcattttttatttttaaaccttaCAAGTATTTTACAGGTATATTAAATTcacaattacaaattttgatTATAATCTATGACAGGTTTAAGcataaaatcagatacttaatctgcactaaaaattaaatcaaattaattgcaaaatttcaGACACATAGGACGAAAAAggggaaaataataattaaataaaacataatatttaataaacaaggtttttaaaacggactaaaaacaataaaataatttatactagtCCTGTAAAATATATAACCGCATACAAATTCCTAACACCATATATATTGTCCTAAAAAATTTTTGATTGTTGATTTTAAACACCTTTGATATAAGTTGTAAGAAAAACGTGGGGCGCATGCAAGAGACATTTTATGCatgaatattttactaaacattttATTGCACTGAAAAATATATTGTGTGAGATTTCCCAATGCCAACTACCCCCTACACTGCTTACTATAACTATTGATCGTATGCATCCCACTTTTTTGTTTAAATCTTATAaatcgtatatatatatttttcagcaAATCaggcataaaaattatttcatttgttgttataccatattttttaacaaaatagtaCATACAGCTGATGAGTAAATCGAAATGAGCTACCGCGAATTTGTATTTAgtggaaaattttaataaaactttaagtTAAATCTTTAAAgtcaattattttagtaaataatacaatattttgtaaaagtaacataaaaatttaaaccaatgtcagttcaaaatatttagtttatttgcgtcttaaaattcattattaattttatcagagcaaacaatttttgcaaataaaataaattgctcCTTAGAttgaacttaaaataaaaaattttttctgaagcAAATAGTGGATTTTGTTATTGGCCTTTAGGTCTCGTCAACAACAAGAAATGGCAACATGGCACGATGTAACTAATTCCAATTGAAGAAGGAAACAGCCATGATGTTATAGCAAAAAAACTATCTGTTTGGATTGAACCTCGAGACACCGTGGTAAATCGAATCCAGAATGATCAGGCGATATTCCAACCTGGGTCCTCCAAAATACAAGCCTCATGAATTATACATCTCACTTTGTATCACTTCATAAATTAAAATCTCAgaaatttatcttaatttttttaataatttttaaatatatgttgagatgactaaaactaaaaattaagtaaaatcctaatatcaatacattttaatatCTTTCTCTCCTAATTGAAAATACTTTAACCTCAGTGCTTTGATACAACCACGCAAgtaataatcaaaaaaaaaacttaccaaaACGTTGACAGAAATCTCATAAATGGTTTTTATCATAAAGTTGCAGTGATCACTTTATTTGTAACATTGTAATATAAAGTGTTTTTGAAATAAATCTAGATGTAATAGTTAATGCTACAATTTGGCAAAGATCTTACCCGAATCGCAGAAACCTTCGTTTCTTAAAACTAGATTTTTTATGATTTCTGAATTATTGGGTTCTTGAGCGAATTTCAGAATACGCTTCTTAACCATTcctgaaaaaataaacaatttcagCTCTTTAAGGAGtaatgtaaaaattttgtattatatttcaacggtatgaatttaataaaaaataaagattatgTTTTACTGGTAAATAAGTCATagtaaaaaactgttttttaagataaatatatattttacattttcagtTAACAGCATGCatgaatttttaatgatttattaggCTGCTTATTGTAGTGATATTTACCAAAAAGGGAGTCAGTTTCTATTTTATAGTGTATACTTGATTCGGTTATCTGCTCTGGTTCTTCAGTCATAACTATGTGTACTTTATTTGAATGACTGTAAagattttctgaaaaaaaaaacacaatacatacatattttaacaACAAGACTAAGATTGTGTATAAAATTACACTTtagctaattttaaaatagttaattATTCTACTGAAGAATAAATTTCTTGTTAATACTTATTTTGAATCTTCATCTATGTTGGTTAGGCATTTCTAAaagttatgtataattttttatttgatgatATATATGGCATTTGTAAAACTTTGTCATAATTACCTATGAATACCAGTTTTGAGTGTACCACAACACATTATTTAAGAATTCGTCTTGCAGGTGTCTTGAAACcagatcaaaataatttatttgcgttGCAAGAGATCATACAATAGGTACTACGACTTTTATATTAGTGCGACAAAAACATTTTGCagagtaaataaattttacagcatcaaatgtttatttttgtacagGTGTTACTGAAAATTAAATTCAAGGTTATTGTTTTATCTATATGCCACAGCAGTCAGCATCAACCATTCAATGAGATTGTTTGTTGAAGTATTTATAAGTGGAATGTATCAGAattcttaatgatttttttaacgtTGAGAAAATAATCCAAAGAACAATTCCCTTACTGAATCCGTAGTCCATATGTTAGATATcagtaattttaaaagaaattacttaCACTTTTTGGCTAacgcaaaatatataaaaaaaaaattctcataatATAAAAACGCAATAATTTTGATACCTggagaaaataaaaattccaaagcATTTTGGTTAACATGAAACAATCATCGTATACATAAACTTGTAAAATAATGTTCAAAGCATAGTATGAATAGTATTAAATAACAATCCATGTTGGTATGTGAATTTaggtatcttaatttttttctaattttgagTACGTACAATTCTGTTAAAGAAATGTAGATACATGTTCAAGTTATTTGATTAGAACAAAATTTACTGTTCAGTGACAAAATAAAAAGATTTCCAAGTTTTTACCATTACTTTCAAACAAAAGTTATGAACATTTCAGGAATTTTATAAAGTACCTTTTATAGCATTAATTTTATATACTAAAGCTGTTCGTCTTCTAAAATAGAAGACAGAGACCTTCTTAAATTCTCTAAAAGCCACtcatgtatgtaaaaaaaaaaaaattcgtatagACATTGATTGATAAATTGCTAGTGTTCATTTGTGTCAATGGAATTGCATAAAGATTTTACTTAAACTATTTACCGCACCATTAATCAAAGAGAGCAAGCTGCTTAAAGCTTGTACCAGTTTCTTAGGTAGTACCAGTTTTTGTTTACTGAGATATATTAGcagtaaataaaaattgaaatatttatttcctaaactgcaataaaattaaattgtttcatatatatttaagtaaaactaaattaaatacagtaagcttttaaaaaaaattaatatttatttcactcGCTATGGTATGTAATAGTTGCAGACTCAATCAGATTGTAATAGTAATACGAGTCTAAAAATAAATGGTATGTGGGGGAGTGTACTTATTAAAAAGCAAATAATGTGTGAAAAGAATTTTATCAGGCGATTACGTAGTTAACAATTCTGTAAGGTACAAGGAAATAAAGTCTTCTACTCAATTAATTCAGGGGTGTCTTATTCACCACACTGATGTTTTTTCTCAGTAAATCCATCCTGATTGTGTTATTATTGCTCTTATAACCGTAAACCATGTTACAAAGCTGTCTTCGGAGGTTGACAACACAAAATGTTATTACAATCATTTTTTTTGGACATTACACGGGTGATACCTTACTAATGCAAAAGTCAGTTtcctgaaaacattttttgtccTTTCAATCAAAGTACGAGGAGCCCATAAGCAACATTGGTTCCAAACCCGCTAACACCGGCCACTATTGAGAACCGTAATGCACTATGGCCTTGCACTGTAAACGTTTAACATTCAAAATATCCCTACAGAATCATAAGTATCATTTAAGAAACAATTACTTAAGTGTATAATTAAAACGGCCTCTATTCAAGTCTAACcctataaataatgttttcaataCAAAAAACAGCTAAATCATATCAGCCATAATAAAAGaggcgagaaaaaaatatttttgacgtgacaacgtctaataaatcgatgaacgccggcttcacaaattaaaaagtgtcccgtaacgcacatcgtcgctttacgctgtgtcccgttacgctcattgtacgcttgcgccgcatcaatctctcttccatttgattggaacaaccatcgatttgactttttcgaggcacattaaacttgtaacactcccattcgtttcctacttttcctatcatcgtcctatccttaacagaataacacagattggaagaagttaagtagcaaacatgtataaaagttatagttaaaattatctgttcgttaaagtaataaacatatttgaattaataagtgcaaataaaagtaaatttatcaattaaattgcagacttcatttcactccttctttgtatccatacaaaatagtgataattcaataaaaatgtttaaattttattcataaaagtatgcaatcatttcatcaatgttttttatgacattggcaagttaaactatcgtccgtaaagcgactttacagagaaccaatttttttttaaatgtttttaatgctcAGTTTTTAAACACTTTAGAATATAACGTCGTACGGATACGCAGAGAAGATAAATGTGACAAGAACTTCAAGATTACAGTAGGCTCTGAAACACTTACGAAACTACCCGGCTCTCACTTCTAGTCCACCCACTTTGGCACAGTGGCTAGCGTGTTTGGCTGGTGGGATAGCAGCCCCGGGTTCGGTTATAGTCCGGGGAGGGGGATTTTCCAAACCTTCTCCCTGGATTCATGACAGGGTGTTTGTGCTGTCCCTTTCACCTTCATACCGCGGAAGGCGATGGCAAACCACCGCAGGAATCATCCTGCCTTGGAAAGCATTGGCACGTGTACGTGGCGTTGTCTGTGCTCATGATCCCCACACgtaaacttagaaacacacaacttagaacagtcacaacttagaaacacccaactcaaaaaaaaaactaccgtaacttagaaacacacaataccGAAACCACGTAAATTAAAATCGTCCTAACTTAGCAACACTTAGACTTCGTATGAAAATGTATTGATAAATTGCAAGTGTTGGAGATTTGTGTCTTTGTAATtgcatacttaaatatttttcataaaatatttactgcacCATTAATCAAGCTGCCTAAAGCTTGTACCAGTTTCTTAGGTAGTACCAGTTTTGGTTTACTGAGATTTATTAGcagtacataaaaattaaaacgttTATTCCCTAAAGTGcaacaaaacaaaatt from Bacillus rossius redtenbacheri isolate Brsri chromosome 1, Brsri_v3, whole genome shotgun sequence includes these protein-coding regions:
- the LOC134546156 gene encoding uncharacterized protein LOC134546156; protein product: MTAGRLALVLAAALVRCGRLLALPAPENLYSHSNKVHIVMTEEPEQITESSIHYKIETDSLFGMVKKRILKFAQEPNNSEIIKNLVLRNEGFCDSVSKLFRNFFKAIAKRIWPIIKILLKFLLQSLSIGEKLETETVEDSAKTSELARTDENLNTPRKESTIKPSITVSDVRTAEVTADGSK